The segment ACAAGAGTTTCCTAAGGCTGTTAGTTTGACTTCTGGTTTAATAATTGGCTGTAGATAGTGTGTGGAGTCATAGATATAGCTATATCTATGGTGTGGAGTAGCTAAGTAAATTACATGATTTGTGGAGTGGGATTATTAACACAGAACAAGGCCGACTGCGTTGGTTTACAGTGAGTCTCAAATATGACAATGTGTCGTGATAACTAAAATGACCATACGTTTCCTTGATCGCTGTTCCGTGAAGACTAGCTACATCTAGAAAATAAAATTATGGTACATTTCCTATTTAGATCGCAGGATTAATTTGATTTAGCGTGTTTGCTTTGGGGCAGAGTTAAATGTTACGTGTAACGTTACGTGCCAACGTGTCACACGTGTACAATAGATCCGGGTGACAGTTTGGGAAAATAAACAGGTGTGACTCACAACCTGCTCACGGGACGTGGAGTAGCTTTGCACTACAACTACTGCCTGGTACATCTCTTTCAGTTTACACCTCGATCTCTGGTtacttgaaataaaaacattgctAACTATTTAATAGCATTTTGGGCTGTAAGTGCACATATGAAAGCGTACAAACAGTGTACATAGTAACTCCTTGACTTATAGTCGTGTTTTGGATGTTTGCTAAGCAACACAGATGGAGTGTAGTTAGCCAAGATTTAGCAACAAGCTAACATGATTTCATGATGTTTTCTGTACCTATTGATGATTAAGTGGTACATCTTAGGCAAAGCCAAAACGTGCTATATCATGATCTCAGAGGTAAAACATTAATGGGTTGGTGTAGGTTTATATTTCTGTTGGTTTGACCTGTTTGGTTAGGGCGGTGGTAATGACTAGGTATTTGCTCTGTGACCGACCGAGACCCAAACTGGTTTTATGTATATTGCTGCGATCTTGCCCACCTACCACAATGCCAGCTGTACTGTTCTCATTGATGATACTCGGAGCATTATGCAGCCTCGGACACGCCATGTCACGGGAGGAGAAGCTCAGGTTGAGGTGAGTTGAGAAAAACGCACAGCTTCCTCAGAGTGAAACATGTTAAGCTGacttttgtctgtgttttcccCTCACTGAAGGAACCAAGTGGTTGAGATGTTTGACCATGCATATCAGAATTATATGGTAAGTTATCTGTTTTTACTGGAGTCCTTCACAGTAATAGGCATTTCTAGTTTAAGTATTTTTGGATTTGATTCAGGACAATTGAGCAGCTTATTAGGTGATCAGGACAATTTTCCTTTTTGTACCCCTACCCATTTTAAGATGACTGAGATCTAATCAGACTAAGCTGACCTcctcagaaaataaataaataagtgatCGTCAAAGCATAGTGTTtgaattgtgtttgtgtgtgttttgtaggaCCATGCATACCCAGCCGATGAGCTGATGCCACTAACATGCAGAGGCAGAGTACGTGGACTTGAACCCAGTCGAGGTGACGTAGACGACGCTCTGGGAAAGTAAGTAGCATACTGCCTTTGTCCCTTAAGATCTAATGAAGCAATGATGACATGAGTGCAGACATGCATTACCACACCTGGTTGAGCACTTGCTAGAGGTGGAAGGTGGAGCTGTACTTATACTTGCTGAATAACCATTATTACATTGAACAATGTTTACataaattataattacattatattacattaattATCGCAAGGGACAatcaacacaaatgcaaaactttttctctctccctctgataGGTTCTCTCTGACCCTCATAGACACTCTGGATACTCTAGTGGTGGGTATTGGTTTTGGGTGTCTTTTTGGGTTGTCTTACAGTTATTGATTTGGGTTATTATTTTGAgactgtttttaaatgaataggaCAGAACAAAGTGGAGGCATTGATGTATGAGTCCTTCACAAAATTTAGAGAGAAATGTCAatgttaataaattaaaaatgaattccTTATTCAAATATTAGTGGTCTATAATCAAGCCAGATTTTTATAGTTGTGTACTATTTCTCATTGCCAGCTTTTGAACAAGACGACAGAGTTTGAGGCGGCAGTGAGAAGGGTGCTGTCAGATGTGAGGCTGGACAACGACATTGTGGTGTCGGTCTTTGAAACCAACATTCGAGTCCTTGGGTGAGATTGGACTAGACTATTAACACACCTGTTAATGGTTATTAAATAAACTATGAATGTATGTACCTTCTGACAGGCAGCGAACAGAACAGCTGtccaaaaacacacaagtgTTAAGAAATCACTGGATTTTGCTGTTTTGTAATGTGGTTGTtgggtgtgcgtgtgttcaGCGGTCTGTTGGGAGGGCACTCCATGGCTGTGATGCTGAAGGAGGGAGGTCAACACATGCAGTGGTACCAGGATGAGCTCCTACATATGGCCAAAGACCTGGGTCTCCGACTGCTGCCAGCCTTCAACACCAGTAGTGGCCTGCCCTATCCCAGGGTGAGACAACTGCACACAGGCAGAAAAACCTAAATTTAGCCTCTAATACCACAAACAAACCTGCATGTGCTGTAGTGAGTTTAAGGTGGGGGATGTTAAACAAGAATTGTATGCATACTTGTGTTTGACTTGTCATTGGTAGTTCCATAGTTTCCATatgtgataataaaaaaaaaagaattctgttCATGGTTTCTTGTAAATAAATGGATTATTGTAGCATAAAGACCTTGTCTGTGTATCTGAAAGGAGAAGAAATCTACTGAGTTACAGCCAATGATTAGTGAGATTTTAGTGATGCATTTACTTGAGCCAATAGAAATCTGTACTTTAAGTTggacaaaaaatgtaaaaccttCTTGTTAATTAAGATCCTGTTTTAACAATCTCTATATCAAACATATTTGGTAATATATGTACTACCAAAAAAAAGTAAGCTTATTCACACACTTCCAGGGTTACACTATGTCCAATTGACATTTGTAGCTTCTCAGATGTGACtacatttttccattttctgcttcaCTGCTCTGCTCGCAGCTGTCACAGCTTTTGAACACAGATATCTTTTTATGTCCGACTCGTTTTTTTATGCACAATCTCTTGCAAACTTGTGACTCTACAGattgtgtaatgtttgttttgttttcttctgctTGACAGGTGAACTTGAAGTTTGGTGTCAGGGGTCCTGAGACAAGAACGGGCACAGAAACAGACACCTGCACTGCATGTGCAGGAACCATCATCCTGGAGTTTGCTGCCTTAAGTCGCTTCACTGGGGATCCTGTGTTTGAGGTATCACATTTACATCCGATGATAAGAGCCTTCTATGTCTACATTAACATGTTGTGATCtatgatttagtttttttttaaagcagatataaaaaaatttatttatttctgctttttcttgTCCACATTGTTATggagaaaaaacatttaaatatcaaCAATCATGGTCAACAGATTTACGCTGTTGATGAAGTATAGATGAGGAAGAGCAGCAAAATGGTTATGAGGAATACTTCATTTTTTGACTAAAAATGTATAATCTCAGCTAATTATTTCTCAGCAAAACTGTTCTAATACACAAAACTAAACTTGTGAGTCTCCTGCGAGGTCTCTTGTGCTGACACTTTGACTTATCAGCAACATCAGCTGTGCCACTGAACAGCCACACCTTACAAGTGGCTTGTATTTTGTCCTTTATCTGTAATTTAGGTTATACTTTGtcattttaatctttttttttaggatcAGGATGCAATTATGTTGTTATGAAACCACCTTCTATTTTGATGGCACATGATgtgaaatactgtatctgtcatTTATCTTATGTATTCACTGAGatctgagtttttatttttggcttGTTAATCAACCCGCCTCTTGCAGAAAAACCAAAATGTCTATGAGAGGTAGGGATCCTGTAGCTGCAGTGTTCTACTGAAACATGTCAGAGTTTGATATTTTACCCTGTGCAATAATATTGGAGCCTTGGACTGGTTCACTTCCTGGCAGCAGTAGACTTCTGATCATGCACAGAGTCAATCACTGGGAGACAGCTACTgcatattgatttatttttaactttttcaaaatcaataatgcaccctatctcacacacacacaggcccatGCCCGGAGAGCTCTGGACTTTCTGTGggagaagagacagagaaacagcaaTCTGGTGGGAACCACCATCAACATCCACTCCGGAGAGTGGGTCCGCAGgggtgagagaggggggcaggatggaggatggagcGAAAGATGAGGGTGGATGGAGTGTTGAGAGAAGTAGGGGTGTTGGAAGAGGGGAGGAGATGGTGGCAGATATGAAGTGATGAGGAGCCAAGGACACGGGAAAGGGTAAATTAAGTATAGGGGGTACAATCTTTCTGTCTGGTTGAGAGAGGATTTGGTTGCACAGAGGGTTGATGGATACAAAATAGAACATTTGTTTGCCATCTGATTTTTCTTGTGTTATAAAGTGATGTATGATTGTGTGTCCTAGACAGCGGAGTAGGAGCGGGAATTGACTCGTACTATGAATACCTGCTAAAGGCTTACATCCTCTTGGGAGATGACCTGTTTCTGGAGCGGTTTAATATTGTgagtgcacgcacgcacacacacttatacagaGTAATTTGTCTGCATAATAGCATTTTATCATAGTGGCATCTACAACATAAAGCAGCATTCTACTTTTATGTTTATGCATTTCAGGATTCTGTTTAGTTCTCCAACATAAGAGTTAAAGAAATGCCTGTTTTAAGTCCTCAGGCTCCCATTGGTTTTTGTGTTTAGAGCACTATGAGACTGTTATTATATCCTCAATCATTTCACTTTGTACGCCCCATTTAGCACTATGCATCTATAATGAAGTACATTAGCCAGCCTCCACTTCTGCTGGATGTCCACATCCACAAACCTCTGCTTCCTGCTCGCACCTGGATGGACTCTCTGCTGGCCTTCTTCCCGGGACTGCAGGTCAGATTGGATCATGTGAAGTGAAGGTTTTCCTCTTCCTATATTGGCCTGTGCCATTTTAGTAACATTGTGCATCCTGTTTATACTGTGTACGTGTCTCAGGTGTTGAAGGGAGATATCCGTCCTGCCATCGAGACTCATGAGATGTTGTATCAAGTTACAAAGAAACACAACTTCCTCCCAGAGGTAATCTGTCTCTCTTGTGTATCCAACATGAAATACCACATCTTAGACTTTAACCGCTccacaaaaaatgacttggtgTCATTCGACCATGGAGTCAAATAACCTCATAAGGCTTTTGTTGTCAACCGTAACTCTTCTGAAGTGAACAACCTTGCATTTCACACGACACGGCTGCATTTTAGCTACGTCTGTCTGTTCTAATTACAATGCTTTGGATGGTGTGCTGACCCCTTCGTCCTTCTCCGTCTCTTCCCAGGCCTTCACTACTGATTTCAGGGTACACTGGGCCCAGCATCCCCTGAGGCCTGAGTTTGCAGAGAGCACCTATTTCCTTTACAAGGTAATTTATCAAGGAAGCTTGACACTATGCAGACGTTCTCTTTTCACTGCCATAGTACAGTGGTAAATGCCTATTTATCATTAACCAGATTTTGTTAAATTATGTTAACTTGCAATTGCACTAGGACTCATTTGCAATAATTTCAGACACACAATCTTCATTTCTGCAGTTATTAAGCAGCCTCCAACACTTTGCCTTTGGCATTCTGGTGTGTTGTAAAAACATGTATAAAGGAAGTTAATATGATAAAACACTGTCTTAGGAGTGGAAGTTACGTCTTTGTGTCTGATCAGGTTTCACTGGAGCCTTCTTTATAGTTGATAGTACTGTCTTGTGTTATGATCACACCACTGTCCTCTCATCCTCCCAGGCCACAGGAGACCCATATTACCTGGAGGCAGGTCGCACCATCCTGGACAACCTCAACCGCTTTGCTCGTGTTCCCTGCGGCTTTGCTGCAATGAAGGACGTACGCACTGGCAGCCACGAGGACAGGTGAGAATATAAAGACTCAGTATTTGTAAGATTTGCATGATGATGCACTACTAAATGTCATGAGGTTAATATTGATGTATAGGAGTAAAATATATGATagattatttgtttgtttttttactttaacacaTAATATAAAGACAGATTATTCGCAGGGAAATTTAAAAGAGTTGTGACAAAGCAGTGTACTGAAGCAGGACATTTTAACAATTAACTTTATTtgtaaaggaataaaaaaaagttaaaataatttattatcaagaacaataaaaaaaaagggacaggTCTGACTTTAGTGATTAAAACATTACTTAGACTACATCAATTCATACcttgatttttttctctttctttttattgcaaagaaaataaaaacttatGCCATCAGAATAATTtgaattagggatgcaccgaatattcGGCCACCGAAAAGTTTTGGCCCAAAAGGGCATTTTCGGTTTTCGGCCGAAATACTTTTAACACCGAAACAATACGGGCGAAATGTTGTGATGACGCAAACAGAAACCGCGACCTGCAcgtgtgtcagtacccgatccgttccacctgcaaagcgtctcctaagcaaagaggttgagacggaccacggagtgaaaacaatgaaaagtacgCTCTTAGAGTCTGTCAGCACGCGTTTCAGTGAGATCTATTCGGATCCTCTGCATTTCATCGTGACTGTACTTGATCCGCGTTATAAAGACCATTACTTGGATGCGGAAATAAAGCAGGGCGTGGAGACGGACACGGAGCGCGCACGGAGCAGTGACCAGCGCAGGAGGAGATCAGagcgcagaaaaaaagacttgtctctctgcaccagatgaggggcatgcaccctcgttgtctgatatgttcagtgaaatcctgcaagaaagtgcctcaaataataataataacaataggtaaactattctgttcttaggctactatatactgtatgtgactgtgtatcagattgtagccatatttctgctagatatttttttattaaactttaatattaatttatacaattgcaatgccttgattttagtaaagttagtacacagtcatagccataaatgcaatggtactaataattggcataatttctttcggtgtttcggttttcggtcttggtttcctctttttcggttttcggttttggccaagaattttcatttcggtgcatccctaatttgaATGATGCCATAATCACATTACAAGTAATGGCTTCAAACATGGAGTAAGtaaatacacatacaaatgcaGCCTATAAAACATGAATGTACCACATATCTGCCCATAACATATGCCATTTGTTACTGTGTTACAGTCCCTACAATAAGCTCATAATGTGAACAAATATTGGCCTGCTGATAAGTCTGGCTCTGCTTTGCAACATCCTACATGATTCTCTGATAAATAAACCAGCAGTGCTAGACCTGTGCCCGATAATCTTACACCTCATCTCTCCTGTCAGAATGGACTCCTTCTTCCTTGCTGAGATGTTCAAATACTTGTTCCTGCTGTTTGCTGAAGCGGAGGACTTACCGTTTGACGTGGAGGACTACATCTTCACAACCGAGGCCCACCTGCTGCCCCTGTCCCTCTCCACAGCCCCTCACTCTTCATCTATTCCCTCAAACAGAACGGTaatcaattcagttcaattttatttatagtatcataacaagagttatctcaagacactttacagatggagtaggtctagaccacactctataattcccccaagagtaAAGATAGAtaggtgtatgtatgtatgtatgtatatatgtgtgtgtgtgtatatatatatatgtatgtatatatatgtatgtgtatatatatttgtgtgtatctatgtatgtgtatatgtatgtatatatgtatgtatgtgtatatgtatgtatgtatgtatatatatgtatatatatatatatatatatatatatatatatatatatatatatatatatatatatatatatatatatatatatatatatgtgtaatacttatttcccccactatatatatatatatatatacatacatacatacatacatatatatatatatatatatatatatatatacatacatatacatatatatacatacatatacatatatatatatatatatatatatatatatacatacatatatatacatatacacacacacatatatatatatatatatatgtgtatatatatatatatgtatatatatatatatgtgtttgtatatatgtatatatatatgtatatatatgtgtatgtatgtatatgtgtatgtatgtatatgtatatgtatatatatgtatatgtatatatatgtgtatgtatgtatatatatatgtatatatatgtgtatgtatgtatgtatgtatatatatatatatatatatatatatatatatatatatatatatgtatatgtgtgtatatatgtatatgtgtgtgtatatatatatatgtgtgtatatatatatatatgtgtatatatatatgtgtgtgtatatatatgtgtgtatatatatatatatatatatatatatatatgtatatgtgtatatatatatatatatatatgtgtatgtatatatgtgtgtatatatatgtgtgtgtatatatgtgtatatatatatatgtatgtgtatgtgtgtgtatatatatatatgtgtatatatatatatatgtgtgtgtgtatatatatatgtgtatgtatgtgtgtatatatatatgtgtgtatatatatatgtgtatgtatatatgtgtgtatatatatatgtgtgtatgtatatatatatatatatatatatatatatatatatatatatatatatatatatgtgtgtgtgtatatatatatgtatatatatatatatatatgtgtatatatatatgtgtgtatatatatatgtatatatatatgtatgtatatatatatatatatatatatatatatatatatatatatatatatatatgtgtgtgtgtgtatatatatatatatatatatatgtatatgtgtatatatatatgtatatatatatgtatatgtgtatatatatatgtgtatatatatatatgtgtatgtatatatgtgtgtgtatatatatatatatatatatatatatatatatatatatatatatatatatataatgtgtgtatatatatatgtgtgtgtgtgtatatgtgtatatatatatgtgtatgtatgtgtatatatatatgtatgtatatgtatgt is part of the Perca flavescens isolate YP-PL-M2 chromosome 9, PFLA_1.0, whole genome shotgun sequence genome and harbors:
- the edem3 gene encoding ER degradation-enhancing alpha-mannosidase-like protein 3; the encoded protein is MTRYLLCDRPRPKLVLCILLRSCPPTTMPAVLFSLMILGALCSLGHAMSREEKLRLRNQVVEMFDHAYQNYMDHAYPADELMPLTCRGRVRGLEPSRGDVDDALGKFSLTLIDTLDTLVLLNKTTEFEAAVRRVLSDVRLDNDIVVSVFETNIRVLGGLLGGHSMAVMLKEGGQHMQWYQDELLHMAKDLGLRLLPAFNTSSGLPYPRVNLKFGVRGPETRTGTETDTCTACAGTIILEFAALSRFTGDPVFEAHARRALDFLWEKRQRNSNLVGTTINIHSGEWVRRDSGVGAGIDSYYEYLLKAYILLGDDLFLERFNIHYASIMKYISQPPLLLDVHIHKPLLPARTWMDSLLAFFPGLQVLKGDIRPAIETHEMLYQVTKKHNFLPEAFTTDFRVHWAQHPLRPEFAESTYFLYKATGDPYYLEAGRTILDNLNRFARVPCGFAAMKDVRTGSHEDRMDSFFLAEMFKYLFLLFAEAEDLPFDVEDYIFTTEAHLLPLSLSTAPHSSSIPSNRTSEEELDDSNFDWTCPNTRLLFPDPAYPGNLRDPIRSAVDKSCPRPAPYREPGMGRPPLRAQDFMANNPEHLELLRRMGVSLIHLKDGRVQLVQHATQAVSAVAAEDGVRFMQEMMELSSQQQKEQLPPRAIQIVSHPFFGRVVLTAGPAQFGTDLSKSSTGLRGFVTVAEPYSGCMDITNAEYVRGHIALLQRGQCMFAEKARHIQKAGAIGGIVIDDNEGSSSDTAPLFQMAGDGRSTDDITMPLLFLFHKEGNILLEALKEYREVEVLLSDKARDRGMDVQEAKEDFLTEATTPTSFEPISQSQESTLELDELAPEEVTPSQGEVSPVGQDTSPVEEVRPPEEEASPAEAQVDLAEPKEETDSEKREEPEGDTDSSSQSVDELMADWREDLEAFQQMEKDEL